The DNA window GACCCCACCAGTTTGGCCTCGTAAGCGTCGTCGGCGTTCATGTTGTTGACCGTCAGCTGCAGAGCCAGGTCCTTCCTCTCGTAGTTCAGATGGAACACTGGCACATTGTTTTCGCTGAGGAAGGCACAAAGATCTGGGTCATCTGGGGGGTTTTCTTATGCAATTAAAGTCTCTAAAGTCATTGATGCTCCCAGTCTAACCAGGGTCACAGGGCTAACCAGGACCCGCTCCGCTGGCAAATTAGTCAGCCATTAACTCGCAGGCCTGTTCTGAGCAGGAGGAAACCAGCGCACGACTGTCTGCCCTGCACCACCTccgtgtcatgtgacccagatATGTTCCGTTCATTTTACGCTACTCTCACTGGGTTTCCGCGATCTGAAATCCTTCGTGGCCAAATGTGTCGAGTCATGACTGGTGAAGCGGGTAAGGCAGCAGGTCAGTGAACATATCCCTCAGGTTCATGatcagagaagctcagtcagaCAGGCAGAACTCACAGCGGCAGAGGAGAGTACACGTCCTGCTTGCTCAGCTTGTACAGCAGCTTGTAGCTCATCCTCAGGTTGCTGTGGCAAACATGGTCGCTGCCACACCCCTCCTTCACAAAGTTCACctgcacacaacacaaaaaagccttaaaatatttcatcattgAATCGTTGTTCAGGGGTGTTTTTCGctagggtttccactactctgaatgtacttgaaattcttatgaaatcaaaattgttatacaaatattttcaagacattaaaatattCACCTTGaaacaaggtgatataaaaacttcaatatagccaccatcctgatttattgtgctattgtcagatTAACTATATTGAAGTAAAATTAATTGTGGTTTTGACTTGAAATCTAAAGTAGGTTTCCTGATCCACTCAACAGTGTCCAGTTCAGTTGAAATCTTTAAATCGTTTTAAAGGGatctgtgtttttcagttggACAGTCGACCTTCGGAGACGTTTCTGCTTCACCTCAGTGCTTTCTTTGCTCAGCTGAGTCGGGTCCAAAATTGGCATCAGAGAAGGAAGTACATTCTTTGTCTTGTGGCGCTTAATGCCAGCGATCTCAGCGGACACGTGTATCGGAATGCTGCGCAGCATGTCCTTAATATTGCTCTGCACAGAGGACACACACTGTTAGACCACGGAGCTGCGCAACCTCCCTGAAGTTCTTCACCTTTAGCTTGGCTTTCACTTTGATGCACGTCTCCTGGCGCTGCCCGCGCAGCTCTAAGGTGCCGTTAAACAGGAAGTCGGTGTCACTCAGAGATTTGTTCAAGAACATCACCCTGGAGGGGAGCCCCAGTTTCCTGCGCCCCCCGTCTGCCTCCACTGAGTAGCTAATGGCTACAGAATGGAAGAGTTAGCACACAACAGCTTTCACAACAGAGGACCAGTGGCTTCTTCTTACTTATTCTTGGGTTGTAAGAGGCTGGGTTTCCTGTGTAGCTGAAGCAGGCGTCCACTGCCAGACTGCAAAGATATAGATGTTCAAATTCCTGAGTGAAATGAGAGGACATTCACTCACCAGTTGCTGTCGCCGCAGTTGTGGACAGTCAGGTCAATTTCCTTCGGCGAGACTTTGACAACACGTCGGATGCTAATGACTGGCCGCGCTCTGGAACAGCAAAAACAAGGTGTTAGCCCTTAACAGGATCGGACAATTCAGATGACCATAATTCAGCCGAGGTTGCTTTCAAACTGATGCAACGGTAGGAAGGGCGGAGCTTACCAGCACAGGCTTCAGACGGGGCGGTGCCACAGTTTGAGCTAAAAAGCGAGTCTGAAAGTGACTCGGCTGTGACCCAATTCTCCCCCTAACTCTAGCTCTTTACACTAGCCCTTGGTTCTGAGCCCCTTCCACGACCCCCCCACGACTAGCTAAGCTAAGTTAAGTTGCTAACAGCTGCGTTGAGTAACTTCACACTACTATGCTGCACTTGAGTCGCTGCTAGCCGCAAGGGTCAAGATAAGAAGTTTGAGCTCTCCAAGAGCCTCCGCCTGTATGTGTGCGAAGTCATAAAAGGGTGAAGCAAGAACTGAGAACATGAACTGAGATGATCACCTGTAGATGACAACGGTGTCCGACAAAGAGCCGACAGCCAGGTCTGGGTAGGAGTTACCGTCCAAGTCCAAGTTTCCAGCGATGGAGTAACCAAACAGCTTTATGTCGTGATCTTTCCCTGAAATAACCTGCAACACACAGCGTGTGTCGTTGAGCTGGAGGCACACCAACAGCGTCGCATACTTTTGACAGTTCCTCCTCCAGGACAACAGGGGGCACTCTCACCTGCGCTGGGATCGTCTTGAATTCTTTGGCAGAGCCGTGATAAATGTAGACTCTTCCTGCGCCGCCATCATCTGAGGGAGCTCCAACCGCCAGGTCTGGAAGAGACGGACGTTATGTATCGTCTGGCTTCCTAGGTGGAAAGTTCCTCTCAAATCACCTGCGTAAGAGTCTTGGTTCATGTCTCCGATGTTCTCCACCGCTAGTCCGAACATCGAGCCTTTGGTTCCGTCCAGGCGAACGGGAGAGACCCGGTTCCATCGCCCCGCTTGGTTGATGTAAACGTAAACAGCCCCTTCAACATCCTTATGCTTCATGTAGAACTGAGGAGCTCCGACGACGATGTCCTgccacctggatcagaaccGACCCATTTAGCATTCTCTAGCATCGAGCAGAGGTTAGCGAGAACCAGAACCTACCCGTCACCGTTCAAGTCCACCACGGTGACGTCGTATCCGAATGAAGAGGCCAGTCCCGGTCCGTGCAGCGTGTGTTCCACCAACAGTCTGGTGGAGTCCGAGTTCtccttcctcagcagcagcacggcTCCTCTGTGATTGGCTCGCGGCGCCCCGGCCACCACGGTCAGACCCCGCCCCCGGGTGATACTGTGTCCGGAATCCAGAGAGAAGCCTGCCGGGGCCAAAGTCGCGAGGACAACATTTGTAAGAAAAACGAAACAAGATGAGCCACTTTAGCGGACTGACCCAGGTAGCTGTTGGCAGGAACCGGCACCAGCTCAGGGTTCAACAGGTCTCCAACCTCGTACGGACCATCATCATAGATGCCCATCTCCAGGAGTGTATTGTTCTTCTGCTCCACTCGGACAACTCCTGTAGGTGATGGATTCATATTCAGTACCGATGACTTTTGAACCACAGCGGTTAGTACGGCCTATTTGGGTCACATGTGTTTCTGACTCCGCAAGCGTTCTATCTGCTATCTTCATGAGCGGTGGTGACCGCGCTACTCAATCTCCGTGGAAGGCTCGGCACCCGGGTACCAGAGAGGAGAGCCAGGACAGAAGAGATCATAGAGATTTTGCCTGGGCTGTGGGGCAGTGGACCAGATCTATACCCTGTACGGGGGACGTAATATTTTACCTAACCGCTCCGCATGTGTTTTGTGGATTTGGAAAAGGCCCCTGACCGTGTCCCCCAAGATGGACTCTGCCAGACCCCGTGGATGGACAGAATTTCTCTCTGAAGTTCAGTGACCTTAGAATCCGTTTTAAGGTCACAAAGGGTGGACTTCCCACGTCTAGGTTTCTGGGCTGAGCCTTAGGGGTAGGGTCAGGAGCTCCAACACCCGGGAGCTCCTCCCCATTGGCGGGAGCCATGGACTTATTATGGATGTCTCCTGGACTTCCACATGTGGCGGTGTTTTTGGTAAGTCTTTCAGGGAGAAGGCTGAGGGGACACAGTTGGCAGGGGAGGAAGTGGAAGTGAGAACATGATCCTCCAAACCTTTCCAGTTGTAAGCGCCTGGAGCTCCAAACACCAAATAATGGTAGTCCTTTGTGAAGGTGGCGGCCAGACCCTGCTGACACGACCCGAACATCTCGTGTCCTCGGGCCCTGCCCTCGCAGAAGTTCCAGTTGCCGCCGTCCTCATCCGACAGCGCGTCAATGGTCAAGTCCTGACTCAGCACGTAGCATCGGCCGGTGATGTCGCGCGACTCCTGAGGCGTGTTGGCGAAGTGGCGCTTCTGATAGCGGTGAGCACACGTCTGTTGGGAAACAAAGTTAGTTCATGTGACTAGTCCAGATCACAGAAACCAGAGCTGAACTCACCACCACTTTCCCGCCGGGACCCTGGCTCTGCACCGTCACCCCCATCcactggttctccttgttttcaaAGCTTTTGTCCTCTGAGATGAAACATTAGCATCAGACTGGCGTCCGGTGATTGATCTGGGGCTCCATTTCTCACCGTTGTTATCGAAGTCAACGCGTTCACAGTCGCTCATCTGGCTGATGTCACATTTATAAAGTCCTCCAGTGACGCCCGACGCCTGCCTGGCTAGCGCCGGCGCTCTTGGCGCACCGATCAGCAGCCTGTGGAAGACACAAACAACGTCATGCTAGCTAATCCATAAAACTACCTAGATATTGGGCTTAGCTTCTCCGATTCGTCAACTACAAACCCACACTTGGTCCACATATtttcaaatacatattttaatttttttttcacttttttcatttgattttcttcaataaataataacacaagaaaaaaaaaaacaatagcaaaatgaaaacaagagcaacaataataatagaaaacgAATGAAAAGGGACTAGCATCTGTTACCGCAGTCAAAAGAGATATTTCAAGATACAATGTACAAAGAGTATCCCTTgttcaccccccaaaaaacaacaaaaaaacccacaaacaaacaaaaagagacaTAACAAAACTAAACCAATGACAACCGAAAATACACCAGATCATAGTAATAAAAATAAGGATAACTCAAGATATCAGCAAGTAGAATTTTAAACTTACATATTTTAATTTCAACAAACCATCGTAGCAGAAACTAGTACAACTTTGACCTCATTTCTGCCGCTTAATCTCGCCACTAAAACACAGATAAGACGCTCTTTGACCATGAACATGGACCTGGCACCTTACTGACCCCATTTATCTGCGCAATAGACGGATACTTTATTACATCTCTTCC is part of the Synchiropus splendidus isolate RoL2022-P1 chromosome 10, RoL_Sspl_1.0, whole genome shotgun sequence genome and encodes:
- the itga6a gene encoding integrin alpha-6 isoform X2, giving the protein MLPRERPRHAATAALFYLMGSSAVLAFNLDTLQVIRRSGEAGSLFGFSLAMHRQLNPDRRLLLIGAPRAPALARQASGVTGGLYKCDISQMSDCERVDFDNNEDKSFENKENQWMGVTVQSQGPGGKVVTCAHRYQKRHFANTPQESRDITGRCYVLSQDLTIDALSDEDGGNWNFCEGRARGHEMFGSCQQGLAATFTKDYHYLVFGAPGAYNWKGVVRVEQKNNTLLEMGIYDDGPYEVGDLLNPELVPVPANSYLGFSLDSGHSITRGRGLTVVAGAPRANHRGAVLLLRKENSDSTRLLVEHTLHGPGLASSFGYDVTVVDLNGDGWQDIVVGAPQFYMKHKDVEGAVYVYINQAGRWNRVSPVRLDGTKGSMFGLAVENIGDMNQDSYADLAVGAPSDDGGAGRVYIYHGSAKEFKTIPAQVISGKDHDIKLFGYSIAGNLDLDGNSYPDLAVGSLSDTVVIYRARPVISIRRVVKVSPKEIDLTVHNCGDSNCLAVDACFSYTGNPASYNPRITISYSVEADGGRRKLGLPSRVMFLNKSLSDTDFLFNGTLELRGQRQETCIKVKAKLKSNIKDMLRSIPIHVSAEIAGIKRHKTKNVLPSLMPILDPTQLSKESTEVNFVKEGCGSDHVCHSNLRMSYKLLYKLSKQDVYSPLPLENNVPVFHLNYERKDLALQLTVNNMNADDAYEAKLVGSFPETLSYSGVRSHHSAAEKLVICSVNQNGSQAECELGNPFKGDSEVTFFIILSTDGLNVDATEIDLSLQLQTTSVQAQMAEVTVKAKVVVELPLSVIGEVNPNRVSFGGVVKGESAMKTEEEIGSLVNYTFTINNLWKTLTPSVKASLHIHWPKWNKDGKWFLYLLKITTNGGKELPCSPDWEVNPLRHIQLSSTSKTKREAAEVKHVGRQSDKNKLFKCGKEMKCVVLKCPLQAVDGTTIELRSRLWNSTFIEDYASLSFLDVMVKASLVLHTSKNMILATPDSNVRLTVFPESTVAQYGGVPWWIILVAVLAGIFILGLLVFLLWKCGFFKRASKEQYDAAYHRAEIHIQPSDQDKQSAEA
- the itga6a gene encoding integrin alpha-6 isoform X1, with the protein product MLPRERPRHAATAALFYLMGSSAVLAFNLDTLQVIRRSGEAGSLFGFSLAMHRQLNPDRRLLLIGAPRAPALARQASGVTGGLYKCDISQMSDCERVDFDNNEDKSFENKENQWMGVTVQSQGPGGKVVTCAHRYQKRHFANTPQESRDITGRCYVLSQDLTIDALSDEDGGNWNFCEGRARGHEMFGSCQQGLAATFTKDYHYLVFGAPGAYNWKGVVRVEQKNNTLLEMGIYDDGPYEVGDLLNPELVPVPANSYLGFSLDSGHSITRGRGLTVVAGAPRANHRGAVLLLRKENSDSTRLLVEHTLHGPGLASSFGYDVTVVDLNGDGWQDIVVGAPQFYMKHKDVEGAVYVYINQAGRWNRVSPVRLDGTKGSMFGLAVENIGDMNQDSYADLAVGAPSDDGGAGRVYIYHGSAKEFKTIPAQVISGKDHDIKLFGYSIAGNLDLDGNSYPDLAVGSLSDTVVIYRARPVISIRRVVKVSPKEIDLTVHNCGDSNCLAVDACFSYTGNPASYNPRITISYSVEADGGRRKLGLPSRVMFLNKSLSDTDFLFNGTLELRGQRQETCIKVKAKLKSNIKDMLRSIPIHVSAEIAGIKRHKTKNVLPSLMPILDPTQLSKESTEVNFVKEGCGSDHVCHSNLRMSYKLLYKLSKQDVYSPLPLENNVPVFHLNYERKDLALQLTVNNMNADDAYEAKLVGSFPETLSYSGVRSHHSAAEKLVICSVNQNGSQAECELGNPFKGDSEVTFFIILSTDGLNVDATEIDLSLQLQTTSVQAQMAEVTVKAKVVVELPLSVIGEVNPNRVSFGGVVKGESAMKTEEEIGSLVNYTFTINNLWKTLTPSVKASLHIHWPKWNKDGKWFLYLLKITTNGGKELPCSPDWEVNPLRHIQLSSTSKTKREAAEVKHVGRQSDKNKLFKCGKEMKCVVLKCPLQAVDGTTIELRSRLWNSTFIEDYASLSFLDVMVKASLVLHTSKNMILATPDSNVRLTVFPESTVAQYGGVPWWIILVAVLAGIFILGLLVFLLWKCGFFKRSKQEDKVPQYHAVRIRRETPPYEDGRMKSDPSEKKPWMTWVDSESYS